One Prinia subflava isolate CZ2003 ecotype Zambia chromosome 8, Cam_Psub_1.2, whole genome shotgun sequence DNA window includes the following coding sequences:
- the PLPP2 gene encoding phospholipid phosphatase 2: MERRKVFVALDVLCLAVASLPFIILTLVNSPYKRGFYCNDDSIRYPYKADTITHGLMAGVTIPCTVIIISSGEAYLVYTERLYSKSEFNNYLAALYKVVGTFLFGGAISQSLTDLAKYMIGRLRPNFLAVCNPDWSKVNCSIYVQLENVCQGESRSITESRLSFYSGHSSFGMYCMMFLALYVQARLVGKWARLLRPTIQFFLIAFAIYVGYTRVSDYKHHWSDVLVGLLQGALIAVLIVHYVSDFFKHRPPRQCEEKDPERKPSLPLTLSDPDHNHYSYRGAP; this comes from the exons ATGGAGCGCAGGAAGGTCTTCGTGGCGCTCGACGTGCTCTGCCTGGCGGTCG CATCTCTGCCCTTCATCATCCTGACTCTGGTGAACTCCCCGTACAAGCGAGGCTTCTACTGCAATGATGACTCCATCCGCTACCCCTACAAGGCAGACACCATCACCCACGGCCTCATGGCCGGGGTCACCATCCCCTGCACTGTTATCATT ATCTCATCAGGGGAAGCTTACCTGGTCTACACTGAGCGTCTCTACTCTAAGTCAGAATTCAACAACTACCTGGCTGCTCTCTACAAGGTGGTTGGGACCTTTCTCTTTGGGGGAGCCATCAGCCAGTCCCTGACAGACCTGGCCAAATACATGATCGGCCGTCTCCGGCCAAACTTCCTGGCTGTCTGCAATCCTGACTGGTCCAAGGTGAACTGCTCCATCTATGTGCAGCTGGAGAACGTCTGccagggagagagcaggagcatTACCGAGTCCAG GTTGTCCTTCTACTCGGGACACTCCTCCTTTGGGATGTACTGCATGATGTTCCTGGCG CTCTACGTGCAGGCCAGGCTGGTGGGGAAGTGGGCGCGCTTGCTGCGTCCCACCATCCAGTTCTTCCTCATCGCCTTCGCCATCTACGTGGGCTACACCAGGGTCTCTGACTACAAGCACCACTGGAGCGACGTGctggtggggctgctgcagggggccCTCATCGCTGTCCTCATT GTCCACTACGTCTCTGACTTCTTCAAGCACCGTCCCCCCCGGCAGTGTGAGGAGAAGGACCCCGAGCGCAAGCCCAGCCTGCCCCTCACCCTCAGCGACCCCGACCACAATCACTACAGCTACCGGGGCGCCCCGTGA